One Halovivax ruber XH-70 genomic region harbors:
- a CDS encoding nucleoid-associated protein, with protein MNSEIHSMTYSPVSPDLDNANQWKESVGGDIDEDLELFERYIQQVVEKTDIGDVTRGDFVTSDTDSEEWLETVRMTDFDDSPDEFETASKALAEELNSQIHPRAKDGVLFIINATISGDILIGDGERQIVSVLKLDLVEEQRLKLADDRGIEELDLEDIFPEPKELQKGLIYPIVQSEGYRLPGDVKFYQSGSVSDYFHEFLQCDIEEGSLEQAKNVFEVVSELKKEHTGQSADGADTSRFRDLKDRTESGIVGIDEVTEVASDIVGREVSREELADRLGADNPDALAIDTENLPSTVKYEVDKQIRVRFPSTAEDMVEKEESDDGVTVTIRGTELDSEVLDS; from the coding sequence ATGAATTCGGAGATCCACTCGATGACCTACTCACCTGTTTCTCCTGATCTCGACAATGCAAATCAATGGAAAGAATCGGTGGGTGGAGACATCGACGAGGATTTGGAACTCTTTGAGCGGTACATCCAGCAGGTTGTGGAGAAAACCGACATAGGTGACGTCACACGTGGCGACTTCGTCACTTCAGATACGGATTCTGAAGAATGGCTAGAAACGGTGAGAATGACCGACTTTGATGACTCTCCCGATGAATTTGAAACAGCATCGAAGGCACTAGCCGAAGAATTGAATTCACAGATCCATCCTCGGGCAAAGGATGGCGTCCTTTTTATTATCAATGCCACAATTTCTGGAGATATTCTTATCGGCGATGGCGAACGTCAGATTGTTTCCGTTCTCAAACTTGATTTAGTTGAGGAACAAAGGCTGAAACTGGCGGACGATCGAGGTATCGAGGAACTTGACTTAGAAGACATTTTTCCTGAACCGAAAGAACTGCAGAAGGGCCTCATCTATCCGATTGTGCAGTCTGAAGGTTATCGACTGCCAGGAGATGTTAAATTCTACCAATCAGGCTCTGTCTCTGACTATTTTCATGAGTTCCTTCAATGTGATATAGAGGAAGGCTCTCTGGAGCAGGCAAAGAATGTGTTCGAGGTGGTGAGTGAATTAAAGAAGGAGCATACCGGCCAGAGTGCTGACGGCGCTGATACTTCACGCTTTAGAGACCTGAAAGACCGAACAGAATCGGGCATTGTTGGGATTGATGAGGTGACCGAGGTAGCCAGCGACATCGTTGGGCGAGAGGTTTCACGCGAGGAGTTAGCCGATCGCCTTGGAGCGGATAATCCAGACGCTCTCGCCATTGACACGGAAAACCTTCCAAGTACAGTGAAGTATGAAGTGGACAAACAGATACGCGTCCGCTTTCCGTCGACTGCGGAGGACATGGTTGAAAAGGAAGAAAGCGACGATGGGGTAACTGTGACAATACGTGGAACTGAACTCGACTCGGAAGTACTAGACAGCTAA
- a CDS encoding restriction endonuclease subunit S encodes MNNLRDNDDPLSSVRHDHDRIRLKYLVDVNPDSVTGQFSDSDEIEYVEISSVNARGEITDTQMVEFGEAPSRAQRLVQPGDVLISTVRTYLKAIAQIQSPPENMVVSSGFGVLRPNERINPDYLWYVLQSTPFIDWVVANSEGVSYPAISTGRLSDMVIPVPSITQQERICAYLDPWLDSIEQNVGRLNGYKKDLLNQKDHLQRELILGAESPCETSVDSGVDWIGEVPKHWDIVRTRFVAELESGHTPDRSNDEYWENTDIPWVTTSDIKPFREGRKRYLYETEYQISEFGMENSGAHLLPEGTVFLSRTASVGFSGIMGEPMATSQDFANWVCGDEIIPEYLLYVFRSMDQEFDRLMQGSTHQTIYMPDIKSFKTPLPPLEEQREIVNHIEAETERLWELIDRVEETIDLLEEKRQALITAAVTGQIDVSEVKMAPKASFT; translated from the coding sequence ATGAATAACTTGAGAGATAACGACGATCCGCTCAGCTCTGTTCGTCATGATCATGATCGAATACGACTAAAATATCTCGTTGATGTCAATCCAGATTCGGTGACTGGCCAGTTTAGCGATTCAGACGAGATTGAATATGTTGAGATTTCGTCTGTAAACGCAAGAGGAGAGATAACAGACACTCAAATGGTCGAATTTGGAGAAGCACCGAGTAGGGCACAGCGTTTAGTTCAACCCGGTGATGTTTTGATTTCGACAGTCAGGACATATTTGAAGGCGATTGCTCAGATTCAATCACCTCCCGAGAACATGGTTGTCTCCTCTGGTTTTGGGGTATTGCGCCCCAACGAGCGAATCAATCCGGATTATCTCTGGTATGTCCTGCAGTCGACTCCATTTATAGATTGGGTTGTCGCAAACTCAGAAGGCGTGTCGTATCCGGCGATTAGCACGGGCCGCCTGTCAGATATGGTGATTCCCGTACCATCAATCACCCAGCAGGAGAGAATCTGTGCTTATTTAGACCCATGGTTAGATTCGATAGAACAAAATGTAGGCCGATTGAATGGATATAAGAAGGATCTACTCAATCAGAAGGATCACCTACAACGGGAACTCATTCTGGGTGCGGAATCGCCTTGCGAGACATCCGTAGACTCAGGAGTAGATTGGATAGGCGAAGTCCCCAAACACTGGGACATAGTCCGCACTCGCTTCGTCGCCGAACTGGAATCCGGACACACTCCTGACCGCTCTAACGACGAGTACTGGGAGAACACCGACATTCCGTGGGTCACGACTTCCGACATCAAGCCTTTCCGCGAAGGACGTAAGCGTTATCTCTACGAAACCGAGTACCAGATCAGCGAATTCGGGATGGAAAATTCCGGGGCACATCTCCTTCCTGAGGGTACTGTCTTCCTTTCACGTACTGCGTCGGTTGGCTTCTCCGGTATCATGGGCGAGCCGATGGCGACCTCACAGGACTTTGCTAACTGGGTTTGTGGCGACGAGATCATTCCGGAGTACCTGCTCTACGTCTTCCGCTCGATGGATCAGGAGTTCGATCGGCTGATGCAGGGCTCTACTCACCAAACTATCTACATGCCCGACATCAAGTCGTTCAAAACTCCGCTCCCACCGCTCGAAGAACAGCGCGAAATCGTCAACCATATCGAGGCCGAAACTGAACGTCTTTGGGAACTCATCGATCGAGTAGAGGAAACTATCGATCTCCTCGAAGAGAAACGCCAAGCACTCATCACCGCTGCGGTCACGGGCCAGATTGATGTATCAGAAGTGAAAATGGCACCTAAGGCCAGTTTCACATGA
- a CDS encoding MogA/MoaB family molybdenum cofactor biosynthesis protein translates to MTPSERRTTDHHGHDVVDPLSVAVVTVSSSRAAQRSDPDAEIDDPGGDTVATCFEGKGHEVRERVLVRDDFAAIRSAVRGLATRHEIDVVVTTGGTGVSADDVTPEAVSSLFERELPGFGELFRMLSWEEVGTRVMASRATAGLAADTPVFCLPGSQSACETACEELIVPETPHLAGVATAHRITVEGTMRDGDEE, encoded by the coding sequence ATGACGCCTTCAGAGCGACGAACGACGGATCACCACGGTCACGACGTCGTCGACCCACTGTCCGTCGCGGTCGTGACGGTGTCCAGTTCACGAGCGGCGCAGCGGTCGGATCCGGACGCCGAAATCGACGATCCCGGCGGCGATACGGTCGCAACGTGTTTCGAAGGCAAGGGACACGAGGTCCGCGAGCGGGTGCTGGTCCGGGACGATTTCGCGGCGATTCGCTCTGCAGTACGGGGCCTGGCCACCCGCCACGAAATCGACGTGGTCGTGACGACCGGCGGAACGGGTGTGAGTGCGGACGACGTCACGCCAGAAGCGGTTTCGTCGCTGTTCGAACGCGAACTGCCCGGGTTCGGCGAGCTGTTCCGCATGCTCTCGTGGGAAGAAGTCGGGACGCGAGTGATGGCCTCTAGAGCGACCGCCGGGCTCGCCGCGGACACGCCGGTGTTCTGTCTCCCGGGGAGTCAGAGCGCCTGCGAAACGGCCTGCGAAGAGTTGATCGTCCCCGAAACGCCACACCTCGCTGGCGTGGCCACCGCGCATCGGATAACAGTCGAGGGAACGATGCGGGACGGCGACGAGGAGTGA
- the cca gene encoding CCA tRNA nucleotidyltransferase — MSTDGDDRLADVLSTVLDRVEPDANERAALDAVADSLLDRAETAVTERHPDADVMLVGSTARDTWISGDRDIDVFVRFPAGTDRETLERDGLAVGHETLPDGHEEYAEHPYVTGERDGFAVDVVPCYRLDAATDIRSAVDRTPFHTTYLQERLDPALTAEVRLAKAFLKAIGVYGSDLRTRGFSGYLTELLVLEYGGFRPLLEAAADWHPPVHLDPEAHGETAPSPSRDPEVDDVDLPFDDPLIVIDPTDPGRNVAAVCSAENVARFQHHARALLADPELDHFESADPEPLTPAELETVLADRATTPVAIRFDAPDLVDDQLYPQLERSRDGLVDALNRQGFDVCRSAAWADETAVLWVELAVAERPAIEPHEGPPVHVREHAEGFFDAYADDPDVYGPYLDGDRYVVEREREYRTAPAFLDSDALFGVRLGAHVETALEEGYDVLQGDDVTELCPEFGLELARYVRPSV; from the coding sequence ATGAGTACCGACGGTGACGACCGGCTCGCGGACGTGCTGTCGACGGTTCTTGATCGCGTCGAACCCGACGCGAACGAACGAGCCGCGCTGGACGCCGTCGCCGATTCCCTGCTCGATCGGGCCGAAACGGCGGTGACCGAGCGTCATCCGGACGCGGACGTCATGCTGGTCGGCTCGACGGCACGGGACACCTGGATCAGTGGGGATCGGGACATCGACGTCTTCGTGCGCTTTCCGGCAGGTACCGACCGCGAGACGCTCGAACGGGATGGCCTCGCGGTCGGGCACGAGACGCTGCCCGACGGGCACGAGGAGTACGCCGAGCATCCATACGTGACCGGCGAGCGCGATGGCTTCGCGGTCGACGTCGTGCCATGCTACCGTCTCGATGCCGCGACCGACATCCGGTCGGCCGTCGATCGAACGCCGTTCCACACGACGTACTTGCAGGAACGACTCGATCCCGCCCTCACTGCAGAGGTGCGCCTCGCGAAGGCGTTCCTGAAAGCGATCGGTGTTTACGGGAGCGACCTCCGAACACGCGGCTTCAGCGGCTACCTCACGGAATTACTCGTCCTCGAGTACGGCGGTTTTCGCCCACTCCTCGAGGCGGCGGCCGACTGGCACCCGCCAGTCCACCTCGACCCCGAAGCGCACGGCGAGACGGCACCGTCACCGTCTCGTGACCCGGAGGTCGACGACGTCGACCTCCCCTTCGACGATCCACTGATCGTCATCGACCCGACCGACCCCGGCCGCAACGTCGCCGCGGTCTGCTCGGCCGAGAACGTCGCTCGCTTTCAGCACCACGCCCGAGCGCTCCTCGCCGATCCCGAACTCGACCACTTCGAATCCGCCGATCCGGAGCCGCTCACACCCGCCGAACTCGAGACCGTGCTGGCCGACCGCGCCACCACGCCGGTCGCGATCCGGTTCGACGCACCCGATCTCGTCGACGATCAACTCTACCCACAGCTCGAACGGTCACGGGACGGGCTCGTCGACGCACTGAACCGGCAGGGCTTCGACGTCTGCCGGAGCGCCGCCTGGGCCGACGAGACGGCCGTCCTCTGGGTCGAACTCGCCGTCGCCGAGCGCCCGGCGATCGAGCCTCACGAGGGGCCGCCGGTCCACGTCCGCGAGCACGCCGAGGGGTTCTTCGACGCCTACGCCGACGACCCGGACGTCTATGGCCCGTACCTCGACGGCGATCGCTACGTCGTCGAACGCGAACGCGAGTATCGGACTGCCCCAGCGTTCCTCGATAGTGACGCCCTCTTCGGCGTTCGTCTCGGCGCCCACGTCGAGACCGCACTCGAGGAAGGCTACGACGTGCTGCAGGGCGACGACGTCACTGAACTCTGTCCAGAGTTCGGGCTCGAGCTGGCGAGGTACGTTCGACCGTCGGTTTGA
- a CDS encoding DUF7692 domain-containing protein, with translation MGQTTIPSSVRIRTDDGNKWRFRSIEKAAEFYGCNRSDAVAYACEDLVSQVGAARKVLNREDLTTEQRKEIAETLSTRAVTFEVSSVTEIQKG, from the coding sequence ATGGGACAAACTACGATCCCTTCGAGCGTTCGAATTCGTACTGACGATGGCAACAAGTGGCGGTTCCGATCAATCGAGAAAGCAGCCGAATTCTACGGCTGCAATCGGAGCGACGCGGTCGCTTACGCCTGTGAGGATCTCGTCTCGCAGGTTGGGGCCGCCAGGAAGGTCCTCAATCGCGAGGATTTAACCACCGAGCAGCGCAAAGAAATCGCCGAGACGCTGTCGACCAGAGCGGTAACGTTCGAAGTCAGCTCGGTTACTGAAATACAGAAGGGGTAA
- a CDS encoding DUF7845 domain-containing protein, translating into MSQVADAPHESHGRWKWDEWGRGPYQALSKVMLGPPYEGYLEFTTEIDGEPWFIKVKYSKSGFAPAESDPIDAPRLYEWDIIGRGPGESKSTYNISPRFTDMRHWETGEPVNLPWENQFGETEGVDVEYKPSNVTPERALELLPEFFQAIFAEAGEPVYREYFREPPHPEYSREWAHERYVRARREWAERMAQSGVLQKITHHLADTEGVKMTLDIDNEEVVNHQNRLTLPPSAVSELFPGHSYGRKFEIYLLADPDAVSKDHPSYHPKVEVLVNQSFNDGESWAWAERQKVVEEIEETLMNFLAWEDIPLNPDGSGVYVADDHFAAETREKPVEIYQDPTPGLEAKSDHLLVTTLREMGDTAEEVAGTIATDGGQRVGDLADTLGKHPATIYRAIQELGELVELDSGHVSYRARKFQEEIRALVESAEYAIESTADRLQQVMHLAEHVADVSPFQQWVAEYGAEMRYDDKTGDPETLRIDGILSWLKTSSYESVQAAARQAIEKWRHSGNDPAVIRGAIIKWQTPDGGTETGYIGAVADR; encoded by the coding sequence ATGTCGCAGGTCGCGGACGCCCCTCACGAGAGCCACGGCCGGTGGAAGTGGGACGAGTGGGGCCGCGGTCCATATCAGGCGCTCTCGAAGGTGATGCTCGGACCACCGTACGAGGGATACCTCGAATTCACGACCGAAATCGACGGCGAACCCTGGTTCATCAAAGTGAAGTATTCGAAATCGGGGTTTGCACCGGCGGAGAGCGATCCGATAGATGCTCCTCGTCTCTACGAGTGGGACATTATCGGCCGTGGGCCGGGTGAATCGAAGTCCACATACAACATCTCTCCGCGGTTCACCGATATGCGCCATTGGGAGACCGGTGAACCGGTGAATCTCCCGTGGGAGAACCAATTCGGCGAGACCGAAGGCGTCGACGTCGAGTATAAGCCCTCGAACGTGACGCCCGAGCGGGCGCTCGAACTGCTGCCCGAATTCTTCCAGGCGATCTTTGCGGAGGCCGGCGAGCCGGTGTATCGCGAGTACTTCCGTGAGCCGCCACATCCAGAGTACAGCCGCGAGTGGGCACACGAGCGATACGTGCGTGCTCGACGAGAATGGGCCGAGCGGATGGCACAATCGGGTGTCCTCCAGAAGATCACGCACCACTTGGCCGATACCGAGGGCGTGAAGATGACGCTCGATATCGACAACGAGGAGGTCGTGAACCACCAGAACCGGCTTACTCTCCCGCCGTCAGCCGTGAGCGAACTGTTTCCCGGCCACAGCTACGGTCGTAAGTTCGAGATCTACCTACTCGCCGATCCGGACGCAGTGAGCAAGGATCACCCGTCCTACCACCCGAAGGTGGAGGTCCTCGTGAACCAGTCGTTCAACGACGGCGAGTCATGGGCGTGGGCCGAGCGCCAGAAGGTCGTCGAGGAGATCGAAGAAACGCTGATGAACTTCCTGGCGTGGGAGGACATCCCGCTAAATCCGGACGGCAGCGGCGTGTACGTCGCAGACGACCACTTTGCCGCGGAGACGCGAGAGAAACCTGTCGAGATCTACCAGGACCCGACGCCTGGCCTCGAAGCGAAAAGTGACCACCTGCTGGTGACTACGCTGCGCGAGATGGGCGATACGGCCGAGGAGGTCGCCGGCACGATCGCGACGGACGGCGGCCAGCGGGTCGGCGACCTGGCCGACACACTGGGGAAGCACCCCGCGACGATCTACCGGGCGATACAAGAACTCGGCGAGCTCGTCGAACTCGATTCGGGCCACGTCTCTTACCGGGCGCGGAAGTTCCAGGAGGAAATTCGTGCGCTCGTCGAGAGCGCCGAGTACGCCATCGAGAGCACGGCTGACCGACTCCAGCAGGTGATGCACCTCGCGGAGCACGTGGCTGATGTCTCGCCGTTTCAGCAGTGGGTCGCGGAGTACGGCGCCGAGATGCGATACGACGACAAGACCGGTGATCCGGAGACGCTTCGGATTGACGGCATTCTATCCTGGCTGAAGACGAGTTCCTACGAGTCGGTTCAGGCGGCAGCTCGCCAGGCGATCGAGAAGTGGCGCCACTCGGGGAACGATCCGGCGGTGATCCGTGGCGCGATCATTAAGTGGCAAACGCCGGACGGCGGGACTGAGACTGGCTATATCGGCGCCGTCGCCGACCGCTGA
- a CDS encoding type I restriction endonuclease subunit R yields MSKQYDEEAFENEIAAALLERGYTRIPSDGFDAERGIFPDEVISFVQKTQPEAWEQLETAHKGSARDRFLQELTSALERQGTLELLRHGLHTTGTKIDLATFQPNTGINPELQARYEANCLGITQQLHYSATNPNLSLDLTLSVNGIPVATAELKNTFTDQANRDAREQYRQDRDPNEPIFRFKRGALVHFAIDQHEIHYTTDLDGEDTKFLPFNKGHEMGGGNPPRENDHRTAYLWKEVWAKDSWMEIIQRFIHIDIEEIKKDGITVDEDETIIFPRYHQLECVRQLVDNAKEEGPGEDYLIQHSTGSGKSKSIAWLVHRLVSLHNDQDDAVFDGVVVVTDRTVLDKQLRDTIYELDHKTGVVHAIKGENRSKSEELAEAIEAGKPVIITTLQTFPYVIEHTQSLPERDYAVVVDEAHSSQTGEMSAEMKGILSGVDEEDIEDWEDKMAEIAKARNKQPNISFFAFTATPKAKTLQAFGEPDGDGGHEPFHLYSMQQAIDEGFIIDVLQNYTTYETFYNVAKVVEEDPQVPEQKAVKAISRFLKLHPHNISQKVQIIVEHFRNHTQQKIGGKAKAMIVTSSRSHAVRYKKAIDEHIEENGYNISALVAFSGTVEEDDGSYTEKGMNDGLKESELPNAFDTQEYQVLVVADKYQTGFDQPLLHTMYVDKKLSGIQAVQTLSRLNRQHPGKEDTFVLDFENEQDEIKEAFEPFYGKTTVKEDMDPQHIQQLASDLDAFRIYEQEEVDRFAKVFFDPSNTGTEGSHGKLSSIVQPARDRFIAKNEETKEDFRTTLRSFLRLYKFQSQIVSYADTRLEKLYTFGRFLYKELPKNSHESSVEFDDELALQYYRLEKSEEGSIGLSPTRGEVDGPTETGTGGSKGDDEVELSTIVEKINEKLGTDFTEADQLFLEQLKEDALNDDHLRRSARANSRENFALEFDDALTSMFIERMDQNQELFAEFMDNKEVQKVITKHLRQQVYQESQPR; encoded by the coding sequence ATGAGTAAACAATATGACGAAGAAGCCTTTGAAAACGAAATTGCTGCCGCTCTCCTGGAACGCGGCTACACGCGCATCCCCAGCGACGGCTTTGACGCCGAACGGGGCATCTTTCCCGACGAGGTTATCTCGTTCGTACAAAAGACCCAGCCCGAGGCCTGGGAACAACTGGAGACCGCCCACAAGGGCAGTGCTCGCGATCGCTTTCTTCAGGAACTGACCAGCGCGCTCGAACGCCAAGGCACGCTCGAACTCCTACGCCATGGGCTTCACACCACTGGAACGAAGATCGACCTCGCAACGTTCCAGCCCAATACGGGTATCAATCCCGAACTGCAGGCTCGGTACGAAGCGAATTGCCTCGGTATCACCCAACAACTCCACTACTCGGCAACGAACCCGAATCTAAGTCTTGACCTCACACTGAGCGTCAACGGCATCCCAGTCGCGACGGCCGAGCTTAAGAATACCTTTACTGATCAGGCTAACAGGGATGCCCGGGAGCAGTACCGCCAGGATCGCGACCCGAACGAACCCATTTTCCGGTTCAAACGCGGTGCATTGGTTCATTTCGCGATCGACCAGCACGAGATCCACTATACAACGGATCTCGATGGAGAGGACACCAAATTCCTCCCGTTCAACAAGGGCCACGAAATGGGCGGTGGAAACCCCCCACGAGAGAACGACCACCGCACTGCATACCTTTGGAAAGAGGTCTGGGCAAAGGATAGCTGGATGGAAATCATTCAGCGGTTCATTCACATTGACATAGAGGAGATCAAGAAAGACGGCATCACCGTCGACGAGGACGAGACGATAATCTTTCCTCGCTACCACCAGCTGGAGTGTGTCCGCCAGCTAGTTGACAACGCGAAAGAAGAGGGTCCTGGTGAGGACTACCTCATCCAGCACTCTACGGGGAGCGGGAAGAGCAAGTCCATCGCGTGGCTCGTCCACCGGCTCGTGTCGCTGCACAACGACCAAGACGACGCGGTGTTCGACGGCGTCGTTGTCGTCACTGATCGGACCGTTCTAGACAAGCAGCTCCGGGATACTATCTACGAACTCGATCATAAAACTGGCGTTGTTCACGCAATTAAAGGTGAGAATCGATCGAAATCGGAGGAGCTCGCAGAGGCCATCGAAGCTGGCAAGCCAGTTATCATTACGACGCTGCAGACGTTCCCGTACGTCATCGAACACACGCAATCACTGCCAGAGCGAGATTACGCCGTGGTCGTCGACGAGGCTCACAGTAGCCAGACCGGAGAGATGTCTGCCGAGATGAAGGGGATACTCTCGGGTGTTGACGAAGAGGATATCGAGGATTGGGAGGACAAAATGGCAGAAATTGCGAAGGCTCGGAACAAACAGCCCAACATTAGCTTTTTCGCGTTTACAGCAACGCCTAAGGCCAAGACCTTACAGGCGTTCGGTGAACCTGACGGAGATGGTGGCCACGAGCCGTTCCACCTCTACTCGATGCAGCAAGCGATTGATGAAGGCTTCATCATCGACGTCCTCCAAAACTATACGACGTACGAGACGTTCTACAACGTCGCTAAGGTCGTCGAAGAAGATCCGCAGGTCCCCGAACAGAAGGCAGTGAAGGCTATCTCGCGGTTTCTGAAGCTCCATCCACACAATATCTCGCAGAAGGTTCAGATCATCGTCGAACACTTCCGAAACCACACCCAGCAAAAGATCGGCGGGAAGGCGAAGGCGATGATCGTAACGTCCTCTCGTTCTCACGCTGTCCGGTATAAGAAGGCAATTGACGAGCATATTGAGGAGAACGGATACAATATCAGTGCGCTTGTCGCCTTCAGCGGAACGGTCGAAGAGGATGATGGAAGCTACACAGAAAAGGGGATGAACGACGGCCTCAAGGAGTCGGAACTGCCTAACGCCTTCGATACGCAGGAGTATCAGGTTCTAGTCGTCGCTGATAAGTACCAAACAGGTTTCGATCAACCGCTCCTCCACACAATGTATGTCGACAAGAAGCTCTCTGGGATCCAAGCTGTCCAGACGCTATCCCGGCTGAACCGCCAGCATCCCGGGAAAGAGGATACTTTCGTGCTGGACTTCGAGAACGAGCAAGACGAGATCAAGGAGGCGTTTGAACCCTTCTACGGGAAGACGACTGTGAAGGAGGATATGGATCCGCAGCATATCCAACAGTTGGCGTCCGATCTTGATGCATTTCGTATCTACGAACAGGAAGAAGTCGACCGCTTCGCGAAGGTTTTCTTTGACCCGTCTAACACGGGGACTGAGGGATCACACGGGAAGCTCAGTAGCATTGTTCAGCCAGCTCGCGACCGGTTCATCGCCAAAAATGAGGAAACCAAGGAGGACTTTCGCACGACGCTTCGATCATTCCTGCGATTATACAAGTTTCAGTCTCAAATCGTTAGTTATGCGGACACACGCCTAGAGAAGCTCTATACCTTCGGTCGTTTCCTGTATAAGGAACTGCCGAAGAATTCACACGAATCTTCCGTCGAGTTCGACGACGAACTAGCCCTTCAGTATTATCGACTTGAGAAATCCGAGGAGGGATCCATCGGGCTCAGTCCGACCCGTGGTGAGGTCGATGGTCCCACAGAGACCGGAACGGGAGGCTCAAAAGGAGATGATGAAGTAGAGCTCTCGACCATCGTCGAGAAAATCAACGAGAAGCTCGGGACCGACTTCACGGAAGCCGACCAACTGTTCCTCGAGCAACTCAAGGAAGACGCGCTCAACGACGATCACCTCCGACGCTCGGCGCGCGCGAATAGTCGTGAGAACTTTGCGCTAGAGTTCGACGATGCGCTAACTAGCATGTTCATCGAGCGGATGGACCAGAACCAGGAGTTATTTGCGGAGTTCATGGACAACAAAGAAGTCCAGAAGGTGATTACCAAACACCTTCGTCAACAAGTGTACCAAGAGAGCCAACCAAGATAA
- a CDS encoding histone deacetylase family protein: MRFGYSETCLRHDPGPRHPEAPTRLDAIRDRLASVHGVSYVESDPAPVETIEAVHDPAYVEEFRSFCDDGGGEWDPDTSAVEATWDAALQSAGLACWAADEALAGEVGRKTPFSIGRPPGHHAVADDAMGFCFFNNVAVAAQHAIDDDGGADRVAIVDWDVHHGNGTQDLFYDREDVFFASIHEDGLYPGTGEVDETGEGAGEGTTMNVPMPDSATDAAYLAVFDELLGPALRDFDPDLLLLSAGFDAHRHDPISRVRLTTEAYALMADRARSIAESVDAGLAVVLEGGYSLDVLADSVALVHETFDGREPIEPDDGIDESVDALLDDVASAHGLDR, encoded by the coding sequence ATGCGCTTTGGGTACAGCGAGACCTGTCTGCGACACGACCCCGGCCCGCGCCACCCCGAGGCACCGACCCGTCTCGACGCGATTCGCGACCGACTCGCGAGCGTCCACGGTGTCTCCTACGTCGAGAGTGACCCCGCGCCCGTCGAGACCATCGAGGCGGTTCACGACCCGGCGTACGTCGAGGAGTTTCGCTCGTTCTGCGACGATGGCGGTGGCGAGTGGGATCCGGACACCAGCGCCGTCGAGGCGACCTGGGACGCGGCCCTGCAGAGCGCCGGACTCGCCTGTTGGGCCGCCGACGAGGCACTCGCTGGGGAGGTCGGGCGAAAGACGCCATTTTCTATCGGGCGACCGCCGGGCCACCACGCCGTCGCCGACGACGCGATGGGATTTTGCTTCTTCAACAACGTCGCCGTTGCCGCCCAGCACGCTATCGACGACGACGGCGGCGCCGATCGGGTCGCGATCGTCGACTGGGACGTCCACCACGGAAACGGCACGCAGGATCTGTTTTACGACCGCGAAGACGTCTTCTTCGCGTCGATCCACGAAGATGGGCTCTACCCCGGCACCGGCGAGGTCGACGAGACGGGCGAGGGGGCCGGCGAGGGAACCACGATGAACGTCCCGATGCCCGATTCGGCGACCGACGCCGCGTACCTGGCTGTCTTCGACGAGCTACTCGGGCCGGCACTTCGTGACTTCGACCCCGATCTCCTCCTGCTAAGCGCCGGGTTCGACGCCCACCGACACGATCCGATCTCGCGGGTCCGACTCACCACGGAAGCCTACGCGCTGATGGCCGATCGCGCCCGGTCGATCGCCGAAAGCGTCGACGCCGGACTGGCTGTCGTCCTCGAAGGCGGCTACAGTCTCGACGTACTCGCCGACAGCGTCGCACTCGTGCACGAGACATTCGACGGTCGCGAGCCGATCGAACCCGACGACGGGATCGACGAGTCGGTCGACGCACTCCTCGACGACGTGGCGTCCGCTCACGGACTGGACCGATAG